The following coding sequences are from one Virgibacillus necropolis window:
- a CDS encoding CocE/NonD family hydrolase: MVFNVSDSTDRKTLLDFPREIEKKEHVWIPMSDGTRLAATIWLPKDATENPVPAILEYLPYRKDDFTAIRDSIRHPYFAGHGYASIRVDIRGTGNSDGFLPDEYLEQEHDDALEVFDWIGKQSWATGDLGMIGKSWGGFNGLQVAARQHPALKTIITLCSTDDRYADDVHYRGGNVLASDMLWWASTMFAYSARPQDPEVVGESWKENWLKRLNTTPYVNKWMSHQTRDNYWKHGSICEDYSDIQIPVFTVGGWQDGYTDAVFRLIENLPYSKGIIGPWAHEYPEVATPEPTIGFLQECLRWWDQWLKGIDTGVKEDPKLITWIQDNELPKVNYDERPGKWVVDSSWPSKNVNQKHFWLKDGKLVNEQNSNEKVVVPSVQEHGYYAGVFCPFGEPGDLPSDQRLENGKSVVFTSDPFEENFDMLGHPVFDMEFTSDQENALVAIRLCVKAPTGESTLISWGMLNLNHLNSHEHPEALEVGKKYQASIKLDSVGQSIPADHVLEVAISPTYWPQAWPSPKPVTLEIYTGENTKLNLPVRTPQPEVDDSIHFDTPETAQVIDREILRTENRTRNVSHNTITNVWQLDDFSDEGERLLPHNGLKHGSINKNTYTIQSGNPLAAKAQCEWEMTVGRGDWEVKLITNSEMTSDSHTFYLTNTMTAYHNGKECFQNTWKKEIPRVYQ, translated from the coding sequence TTGGTATTTAATGTAAGTGATTCTACCGATAGAAAAACATTGTTAGATTTTCCTAGAGAGATTGAGAAGAAGGAACATGTGTGGATTCCAATGTCTGATGGGACCAGGTTGGCAGCGACGATCTGGTTGCCAAAAGATGCGACCGAGAATCCAGTCCCAGCTATTTTGGAATATTTACCGTATCGAAAAGATGATTTCACAGCAATTCGCGATTCGATTCGTCATCCTTATTTTGCCGGGCATGGATATGCAAGTATCCGAGTTGATATTCGAGGAACAGGTAATTCAGATGGGTTTTTGCCAGACGAATATTTGGAACAGGAACACGATGATGCTTTGGAAGTATTTGATTGGATTGGTAAACAGTCATGGGCAACTGGAGATCTTGGAATGATTGGAAAATCATGGGGTGGTTTTAACGGCTTACAGGTTGCTGCAAGACAGCATCCAGCATTAAAAACGATTATTACCTTATGCTCAACGGATGATCGATATGCGGACGATGTTCATTACCGTGGAGGCAATGTATTAGCATCTGATATGCTTTGGTGGGCATCAACCATGTTCGCTTACAGTGCCCGACCGCAAGATCCAGAAGTAGTAGGAGAAAGCTGGAAGGAAAACTGGTTGAAACGATTGAACACAACACCATATGTCAACAAGTGGATGAGTCACCAAACCAGAGATAATTATTGGAAGCATGGATCCATATGTGAAGACTACTCGGACATACAAATTCCCGTTTTCACTGTCGGTGGATGGCAGGACGGTTATACGGATGCTGTATTTAGGCTTATTGAAAATCTTCCGTATTCAAAAGGAATAATTGGTCCATGGGCCCATGAATATCCTGAGGTAGCGACACCAGAACCGACAATTGGTTTTCTGCAGGAATGCTTGCGTTGGTGGGACCAATGGTTAAAAGGTATCGATACAGGGGTTAAAGAGGATCCGAAATTAATAACATGGATTCAAGACAACGAGTTACCGAAAGTTAACTATGATGAAAGACCTGGAAAGTGGGTAGTTGATTCTTCATGGCCTTCAAAAAATGTTAATCAAAAACATTTCTGGCTTAAAGACGGTAAACTAGTAAATGAGCAGAATTCTAATGAAAAAGTTGTTGTCCCAAGTGTTCAAGAACATGGCTATTATGCTGGTGTATTTTGTCCATTTGGGGAACCGGGCGATTTGCCGTCTGATCAGCGATTAGAAAATGGAAAGTCAGTAGTTTTTACATCCGATCCTTTTGAAGAAAACTTTGATATGCTCGGACATCCAGTATTTGACATGGAATTTACATCGGATCAGGAGAATGCTCTTGTTGCTATCCGGCTTTGTGTTAAGGCACCTACGGGAGAATCCACTTTAATTAGTTGGGGAATGTTAAATTTAAATCATCTCAACTCCCATGAGCATCCAGAAGCTTTGGAGGTTGGAAAGAAATATCAAGCATCCATTAAATTAGATAGTGTCGGCCAATCTATTCCTGCTGATCACGTACTGGAGGTAGCTATATCACCAACTTATTGGCCGCAAGCTTGGCCATCGCCAAAACCTGTGACACTGGAAATCTATACAGGTGAAAACACGAAATTGAATCTGCCTGTTCGGACACCACAGCCTGAAGTGGATGATTCTATTCATTTCGATACACCGGAAACAGCTCAAGTGATTGACAGAGAAATCCTTAGAACAGAAAATCGGACACGAAACGTTTCTCATAATACGATAACGAATGTATGGCAGCTGGATGATTTTTCAGATGAAGGAGAGCGTTTGTTACCTCATAATGGTTTGAAACATGGAAGTATAAATAAAAACACGTACACGATTCAATCAGGCAATCCACTAGCTGCAAAGGCACAATGTGAGTGGGAGATGACTGTTGGACGGGGAGA
- a CDS encoding ABC transporter substrate-binding protein, translating into MKFKSFLAVSLVALLFLIAGCGDETSADGGEVFTAAAAKNTDSKINVQILKLLVEDRTDHKVEIVEDLPASAQIFAGIEREEFDFASLFSGEVYNNYFDAVEYSTNPDKTLKQAQSFFGDEYDIKWYDPIGYINNYSIAVKQDFAKKNNVKTISDLEKYADELTLGTDNAWIERDNDGYEGFQETYGYKFADARGMDVALMYQGIASDELDVVTAYTVDPQLKKHDLKVLKDDKEFFPPYEASIVARNSVIEEYPKIDDIVKSTVGLISTEKMTDLIYEVDIEKRSIKEVSKEFLKEKGMLD; encoded by the coding sequence ATGAAGTTTAAAAGTTTTTTGGCAGTAAGTTTAGTTGCTTTACTGTTTTTAATTGCAGGATGTGGTGATGAGACTTCGGCAGATGGTGGGGAGGTATTTACTGCAGCCGCAGCTAAAAATACCGATTCGAAAATAAATGTACAAATTCTAAAGTTATTAGTGGAAGATCGAACAGATCATAAAGTAGAGATTGTCGAGGATCTCCCAGCAAGTGCTCAAATTTTTGCTGGAATTGAACGTGAAGAATTTGATTTTGCTAGTTTATTTTCCGGAGAAGTTTATAACAATTATTTCGATGCTGTAGAGTATTCTACAAATCCAGACAAAACGTTGAAGCAAGCTCAGTCTTTCTTTGGCGATGAATACGATATTAAATGGTATGATCCGATTGGTTATATAAACAACTATAGTATTGCAGTAAAACAAGATTTTGCAAAAAAAAATAACGTTAAGACGATATCAGATCTAGAGAAATATGCGGATGAGTTAACATTAGGGACTGATAACGCTTGGATAGAACGCGATAATGATGGTTATGAAGGTTTTCAAGAAACATATGGTTACAAATTTGCCGATGCACGTGGAATGGATGTTGCTTTAATGTACCAAGGAATTGCCAGTGATGAATTGGATGTTGTTACTGCTTACACTGTTGATCCACAATTAAAAAAGCATGACCTGAAAGTACTCAAAGATGATAAAGAGTTTTTCCCGCCATATGAGGCTTCTATAGTTGCCCGAAATAGTGTAATTGAAGAGTATCCAAAAATTGATGATATCGTTAAATCTACTGTTGGATTAATTTCTACAGAAAAAATGACTGATTTGATATATGAGGTAGATATTGAAAAGAGAAGCATCAAAGAAGTTTCGAAAGAATTTTTAAAAGAAAAAGGAATGCTAGACTGA
- a CDS encoding TetR/AcrR family transcriptional regulator — translation MNNKRKEIQTARMWRYFLDATSELIQEKGLNHITIREIADRAGYTSSTVYNYFRDLSHLKFFAVMRDTNNYFKDLPNYLEKGNNTIGKWLYAWECFCKHSFELPEVYSLLYIENLGTIPEELMRNYYQVYANELINLSEEVQSIITHHNISTRSSLYIQTAKEEGFIKEEDIEYIADTTMLIWTGMITNLLNLRRNVSKEEAAKQTMEYVYKSIMSTVVPEKRKDVNYAYGERN, via the coding sequence ATGAATAATAAAAGGAAAGAGATTCAAACGGCTAGAATGTGGCGGTATTTTTTAGACGCAACATCCGAGCTTATTCAGGAAAAGGGTTTAAATCATATAACCATCCGTGAAATTGCAGATCGGGCAGGATATACGAGTTCAACAGTCTATAACTACTTTCGAGATTTATCCCATTTGAAGTTTTTTGCTGTCATGCGTGACACGAACAACTACTTTAAAGATCTTCCTAACTATTTGGAAAAAGGGAATAATACAATCGGAAAATGGTTGTACGCATGGGAGTGCTTTTGTAAACATTCCTTTGAATTACCAGAAGTATATTCTCTGCTTTATATTGAAAATCTGGGTACTATTCCAGAGGAACTAATGCGTAATTATTATCAAGTGTATGCAAATGAATTAATCAATCTCTCCGAAGAAGTGCAATCGATTATCACGCATCATAACATATCAACCCGCAGTTCTCTATATATTCAAACTGCTAAAGAAGAAGGATTTATTAAAGAAGAGGATATTGAATATATTGCTGACACCACCATGTTGATCTGGACGGGAATGATAACAAATCTGCTGAATTTGCGGAGAAATGTTTCGAAAGAAGAAGCTGCAAAACAAACAATGGAATACGTATACAAAAGTATTATGTCTACAGTTGTTCCTGAAAAAAGGAAAGACGTTAACTATGCATATGGCGAACGTAACTAA
- a CDS encoding ABC transporter permease: MEFITKLVQYIIENNSELLYLSIEHLLMVAYGIGLALVVGIPLGVIAAKFDKLAPIIISLTNILQLIPSLAMLAILMLYLGFGFETIVVGLFLYSLLPIVKNTYVGIKEVDDSIIEAGVGNGMTTFQLLLKIQFPLSIPFLLAGIRLAAVIAISVATLGPYVGAGGLGKEIISGISLQHDVKIYAGAILATLMAIIADLILGTVERKSKRRLA; the protein is encoded by the coding sequence ATGGAGTTCATCACTAAACTTGTACAATATATAATTGAAAACAACAGTGAATTGTTATATCTATCGATCGAACATCTTTTAATGGTTGCCTATGGAATAGGGCTGGCACTTGTTGTCGGGATACCACTTGGTGTTATCGCAGCAAAGTTTGACAAATTGGCACCAATTATCATATCACTCACAAATATATTGCAGTTGATACCTAGCTTGGCTATGCTTGCAATATTAATGCTCTATTTAGGTTTTGGGTTTGAAACAATTGTCGTCGGATTGTTTCTATATTCCTTGCTTCCTATAGTGAAAAACACGTATGTTGGAATCAAGGAAGTAGATGACAGTATAATAGAAGCGGGAGTTGGAAACGGTATGACCACATTCCAACTGCTATTGAAAATACAATTTCCCCTGTCTATTCCGTTTCTACTGGCTGGGATAAGACTTGCTGCTGTAATCGCTATTTCTGTGGCTACACTTGGCCCTTACGTTGGTGCGGGTGGTCTAGGGAAAGAAATTATTTCTGGGATTAGTCTTCAACACGATGTTAAAATCTACGCTGGAGCCATTCTTGCTACCTTAATGGCGATCATAGCCGATCTAATTCTAGGTACAGTAGAACGGAAATCGAAGCGGCGACTTGCTTAA
- a CDS encoding ABC transporter permease, giving the protein MEFLSEYLTYLSDEYLSLLHYMYEHILISFTVIILSVCFSVPLAVYMTKMKNNKIKALIFNIANIFQTIPTLALLAIMIPILGIGFTPAVVALLLYALLPLLRNTYAGMESVNPEIIEAAKGMGFGTFQRLFKIELPVAFPYVMSGIRVTAVYIISWTTLAALIGAGGLGDLVLAGIGYNDKFMIFTGTILAIVIAVLLDLVFGRVEKIVKRA; this is encoded by the coding sequence ATGGAATTTTTGTCCGAATATTTGACGTATTTATCAGATGAATACCTTTCCTTATTACATTACATGTATGAACATATTCTTATTTCCTTTACAGTGATCATCCTATCGGTATGTTTTAGCGTACCATTAGCAGTCTATATGACGAAGATGAAAAATAATAAAATCAAAGCCCTTATTTTTAATATCGCTAATATCTTCCAGACAATTCCCACCCTTGCCTTGTTAGCAATTATGATTCCTATACTGGGAATTGGTTTCACCCCAGCAGTAGTTGCGTTGTTGTTATATGCATTACTGCCATTGTTACGGAACACATATGCAGGAATGGAATCCGTTAACCCGGAAATCATAGAAGCGGCTAAGGGAATGGGGTTTGGTACATTTCAGAGATTGTTTAAAATTGAATTGCCTGTAGCTTTTCCGTACGTTATGTCAGGAATTCGTGTAACTGCTGTCTATATCATTAGTTGGACAACACTTGCGGCATTAATTGGTGCAGGTGGATTAGGTGACCTTGTGCTAGCAGGTATTGGTTATAATGACAAATTCATGATTTTCACTGGTACTATACTAGCTATCGTGATTGCAGTATTACTTGATTTGGTTTTTGGAAGAGTCGAAAAAATAGTAAAAAGAGCCTAA